The Desulfonatronovibrio hydrogenovorans DSM 9292 genome includes a window with the following:
- a CDS encoding response regulator: MPEKIILLVEDNPDDVLLTRRALQKNNILNQLVVARDGVEALDYLLCRGEHQHRDQSTQPQVILLDLKLPRLDGLEVLRTIRSSPGTKLLPVVILTSSDEEQDRLETYSLGANSYIRKPVDFQQFMEAIHQLGLYWLVLNQTPPTTGG, encoded by the coding sequence ATGCCTGAGAAAATCATTCTTCTGGTTGAAGACAATCCAGACGATGTCCTGCTGACCAGAAGGGCCCTCCAAAAGAACAACATCCTCAATCAGCTGGTAGTGGCCAGGGACGGAGTAGAAGCCCTGGACTACCTTTTGTGCAGGGGTGAACATCAACACAGAGACCAGTCCACCCAGCCCCAGGTCATCCTTCTGGACTTGAAGCTCCCCCGCCTGGACGGGCTGGAAGTTCTAAGGACCATCCGCTCCAGCCCCGGCACTAAGCTTTTGCCGGTGGTCATCCTGACCTCCTCGGATGAAGAACAGGACCGCCTGGAAACCTACAGCCTTGGAGCCAACAGCTACATCCGAAAGCCTGTGGATTTTCAACAATTTATGGAAGCCATCCATCAGCTGGGCCTTTACTGGCTGGTCCTTAACCAGACCCCGCCCACTACCGGAGGATGA